The nucleotide sequence AAGCTGAGGCATTCGTCAATATCGGAAACCTCGAATGTATTGATGTCCCAAATTACTAAAATTGGTAAAACTTGACGGGCTATTTCTAAAGCAATTTTACTATCGTAAGCAATTAAGCTCTTATAGCCGTAGTTTTCTACTAAATTAGAAAGTAGCTTTACATCAGTTGGGTTGGCATCAACTATTAAAATCAAGTTTTGGTTGGTTGCGTTCATAATTATTTATCCTTTTTCAAAATCGATCGCCGATCTGAATATGTTGGTTTTTCAAAAAATAATTGGTAATTAAAACATCAAAATCAACCAGCAAACTTGCTTGCAAATCAATGGCTTTATAAATTATTTTTGTCTGTTAACAAGATAGTCTCAGGTTGTTATACCCCACTGATTGATGATGATTTATGAATTTTGACTCCTGAATTATTGTTCATAAACTGGTTTACTTTTGATGCCGTATGGAGTAATCTTTTTGTAACTCGCTAAATTTAGTTTGGAATAGTCAAGGTGCTTTTGGGGAGAAGATAGAGATTTTAAGGAGAACTTAAGCAAAAGGCATTTATAAAAATGCGATCGCACTGTTTACGTAGTGTAAAATTTAACTAAAATCAAAAATATACGCAGCACTCTGTACTACGATCTTTACCTTTGAGCAGGATGGGATTTACCTTTGTGGCCACCGCTAAAAACCCTTCTAAATCTAAGCGCCATCGGGGATATATCCTCACGCCTGCCGGAGCAAAAAAATTTAAAACCCGCATCAGTGAATTAGAAGCGAAAACAGGTATTAAATACAACCCTAATAAGATTGCCGAACAAGCGCAATTGATTAGTTCTCAAGGTTTGCATCCTACCACAATTCGGAAAATTTTGCGGCGGACGAGCGGCTGTGATGAAAGTTCTCTGCGACTGATTTTCCAAGTGCTGGAAATGGAACTGGAAGACCCAGACTACACTCAACCGGGAATTGAGGAATTAGTTACTGTTGATGGCGATCGAGATTGGGGAGAAGCAGTTGATGTTTCCGTTTTTTACGGTCGCGAATCAGAATTAGAAAGTTTGGCGCAGTGGATACTAGAGGAAAATTGCCGATTGGTGACGCTGCTGGGTATGGGAGGGATTGGTAAAACTAGTTTGTCAGTAAAGTTAGGACAACAATTACAAGAACAATTTCAGTTTACCATTTGGCGCAGTCTCCGCAATGCCCCTGCCCTGGATGAACTGCTTTCTCAACTGCTTTCATTTCTTGCCAAGACAGGGGACGCAGCTGGTGAATTAGTCAAAACAAATAGTTATCAAATTTCTCAATTAATCGATTATCTCCGCCAACACCGTTGTTTATTAATTTTAGATAATGTAGAGACAATTTTAAAGCAAGGCAGTCCTGCCGGACAGTATCGAAAAGATTATGAAGATTACGGGGAATTATTTCGCCGCATCGCCGAAACCGCGCATCAAAGTTGTTTGGTATTAACCAGTCGAGAAAAGCCCCAATCGATCGCCGCTTTTGAAGGAGAATTATTACCAATTCGCTGTTGGCAATTGAACGGTTTAAGCGATCGAGAAGTCGCTCAGATTTTTACTAGTAAAGGTTTAGATTGTTCGCAATCGCAAATCGAGCAACTAACTCGGCTTTATGGAGGAAATCCCCTCGCTTTAAAAATTGTCGCCAGTTCAATTCAACAGTTATTTGCTGGCAATATAGAAGAATTTATCAATCAAAACATTGCGGTTTTTAATGGAATTCGCAATTTATTAACAGAACAGTTCGATCGCCTTTCACCCTTAGAAAAGCAAATTATCTATTGGTTGGCCATTAATCGAGAACCAGTTAACATTAACCAATTGCGTGAAGATATTATTCCTCTCATTTCACCGGGCAGGCTTTTAGAAACTTTAGAATATATTGGTTGGCGATCGCTAATCGAAACCAAAACTAACTTAGCAGGAGGATTTCAGCAATTTACCCTCCAACCGGTGGTCATGGAATACGTCAACGATCGGCTGTTGGAAGAAGTTTGTGAAGAAATTTACCAAACCAGTCAATCAAAAGGAAATATCGCGCACCTTAATTTATTTAAATATTTGGCACTCATCAAAGCAGAAAGCCAAGATTATATCCGGAATTCCCAAATTAAGTTAATTCTCGATCCCCTCGCTCAGAAACTACTCACGGTGTTTGGCTCTCAAGAAAATTTGATTTCAGTACTGACGGATATTCTCGCATCTTTCCGTTCTCAAAAATCATCAATTCCCGGTTATGTAGCAGGTAATATTTTAAATCTATTGGTACATTTACAAACCGATCTAACCGGGAAAGATTTATCTCAACTGACTATTTTGCAAGCTTATCTACAAGGAGTAAATTTACGGGGACTTAACTTCACTAAATCCCATTTTGCTAAATCCGTTTTTAGCGAAACATTTAGCAATATTTACGGCATTGCGTTGAGTCCAGATGGCAGCATATTAGCCACCGGACACGCTAATGGAGAAGTGCGTTTTTGGCAAGTCGCCGATGCTAAATTACTGTGTCAAAATAAAGCCCATCACGGCACGGTTTGGTCGCTAGCATTTAGCGCCGATGGAAAAATGCTAGCTAGCGGTAGTTTCGATCGAACGATCGTTATTTGGGATGTTAATTTAGGACAAATAAAACAAACGTTAGAAGGTCATGAAGATTGGGTTTGGTCGGTTGCTTTTAGTCCTGACAGACAGCTACTAGCCAGCAGTAGCAGCGATCGCGCGATTAAACTTTGGGATTTAGATACTGCTCGTTGCATCACTATATCGCAAGCACATCACGATTTAATAGATACGGTTAATTTTAGTCCGGATGGTAAATTACTAGCGAGCGGAAGTGCTGACGGAACTATCAAAATTTGGGACGTTCAAAAGGCAGAAATATCTAGTATTCTCCTCGGTCATACCAATCAGATTTCTGCCGTTACTTTTAGCCCGGATGGGTTAACTTTAGCCAGTTGCGAAGCCCAAGTGATTAAACTTTGGAATTTGGCAAATGGAGAATGTTACCAAAGCATAGAAGACGAATTAACTTTTGTTTGGTCTATTGCCTTTACTGTTGATGGAAAATCTTTAATAATCGGTAACGGGAAAGCAATCGAATTTTGGGATATTAAAACAGCAGAATATTACCAGGTTTTATCGGGGTACACCAGCCAAGTTTGGTCGATTGCTTTAAGTGCCAATGGGAATGCGATCGCGGGCAGCGATAAGCAAATATTAAAAATTTGGCAAATCGGCCAAGACCAAACCTATTATCCCTTAAAAACCATCCAAGGCTATACCAATTCAGTATTTGCCGTCGCATTTAATCCGGATGGAAAAACCTTTGCTTGTGCGGGAAATAACCAAACCATTAGCCTGTGGGATGTCGCTACCCAAAACTGCCAAATTATCGCCACGCGACACGAAAAAGCGATCCGCGCGCTCGCTTTCAGTCCAGATGGTAAATTGATGGCCAGTAGCAGCGAAGACAAAACTATTTGGTTGTGGGAAAAAGAAACTAAGAAAAGTATTTTTCACCTGATCGGACATACAGGTTGTGTTTGGTCAGTAGCGTTCGATCCGGAGAATAAAATATTAGCTAGTGCTAGTGCCGATCGAACTATTCGCCTTTGGAATTTATCGGAAAATCTTACTAGCAGAACTTTGTTAGGACATGAGAGTTGGGTTTTATCGGTAGCCTTTAGTCCAGATGGCAAATTACTCGCCAGTAGCAGCGCCGATCAAACCATTCGGCTTTGGGATACGGCGACTGGCGAATGCGTAAAAACCTTAGTCGGACATCGCGGTTTAATTTGGTCTATATGTTTTAGTAAGGATGGAAAAAGTTTAGCTAGCGCCAGTGAAGATGGCACGGTAAAACTATGGAATATTCAGACAGGCGAATGCGATCGCAATTTATCGGGACATCAAAGTTTAGTTTGGTCAGTTACTTTTAATCCCCAACATCAACTATTAGCAAGTAGTAGCATCGACCAAACAATTCGGATTTGGGATATAATCACGGGGCAGTGCATTCAAGTATTAGAAGGGCATCACAGTTCAGTCTGGTCAGTTGCTTTTAGTCCGGATGGTCAAATATTGCTGAGCGGGAGTCACGATGAAACTATTAAACTTTGGCAAATAAAGGCTGAGACTAGTAAGTGCGTCGCTACTCTTAGACCGGCGAGAATTTACGAAGAGATGAACATTTCCGGCGTCACGGGCTTAACAGAAGCACAAAAGGGTACTTTGCGATCGTTAGGTGCATTCGATCGGTAAACTAACGTAACTGATTGTTAACGACTCTTTAAAATCACTATCTTCATCCTAAAAGCTGTTCAAATAAAGAATATTATTTTTACAGCGTACATGGGAGCAAGTTCATCATATTTAGATTCTTTCCATTTAGGTATTAATCCCCAAACGGCTCTCAGCACAAAGGAGCAAAAAAACTCAAGTCCCGGCATTTAGATGAAAAAGCATCCTATTTCCGTCAAAGCAGTCATTTTGAAGAGGAACAGAGGGAAAACTCAGGTCTTGCACCTGACATAGAAATCGGTTTATTGCCAATAGCTAAACGTGAAAGTCTATATTTTTCGTAAAGAACCCCGGTTTCTCAAGTCTTGTTGAGAATGGTGCAAAATGTCAGAAAAAACAACAACTAGGAAAACAGAAAAATAACTAACTGCAACCACCTCCACAAAAAAGAGGTCAATCTAAAATCGCACTAACTAGGTATTACAAAAATTATGGCAGAAAATTTTGTAACTTTAGATATTAAAACTTACCAATCTCTTCAAGAAGAATTACAAGCACTGCGTCAACAAGTCGTGAGTTTGCTGCAAGCAAAGTTTACAGAACCTTTTGGGATGGCTCGCCAAAGAACTTTATTTAATGTAATCAGCACTATTCGAGCCAGCCTCGACTTAAATACGATTTTTCAAGGAACGGCAAGAGAAGTTCGCCAACTACTCGATGCCGATCGGGTTGGCATATTTAAATTTTATCCAGATTCCGGTTATAATGACGGCGAATTTATCTCGGAAGACGTGCGGGAAGGATACAACTCGGTGCTAGCGATTAAAGTTAGCGATCGCTGCTTTGGGGAAAAATATGTCACCTATTATCAAGAAGGAAGAGTACAAGCAATTAACGATATTTATAATGCCGATTTGAGTGAATGTCACATCGAAATTCTCGCCAATTTTCAAATCAAAGCCAATTTAATCGTACCGCTTGTATACAAAGAAAAATTATGGGGCTTATTATGTATTCATCAATGCTCTTCAATTCGCCAATGGCAAGAGGAAGAAATTGATTTTTCCCGGCAAATCGCCGCT is from Leptolyngbyaceae cyanobacterium and encodes:
- a CDS encoding NB-ARC domain-containing protein, whose protein sequence is MGFTFVATAKNPSKSKRHRGYILTPAGAKKFKTRISELEAKTGIKYNPNKIAEQAQLISSQGLHPTTIRKILRRTSGCDESSLRLIFQVLEMELEDPDYTQPGIEELVTVDGDRDWGEAVDVSVFYGRESELESLAQWILEENCRLVTLLGMGGIGKTSLSVKLGQQLQEQFQFTIWRSLRNAPALDELLSQLLSFLAKTGDAAGELVKTNSYQISQLIDYLRQHRCLLILDNVETILKQGSPAGQYRKDYEDYGELFRRIAETAHQSCLVLTSREKPQSIAAFEGELLPIRCWQLNGLSDREVAQIFTSKGLDCSQSQIEQLTRLYGGNPLALKIVASSIQQLFAGNIEEFINQNIAVFNGIRNLLTEQFDRLSPLEKQIIYWLAINREPVNINQLREDIIPLISPGRLLETLEYIGWRSLIETKTNLAGGFQQFTLQPVVMEYVNDRLLEEVCEEIYQTSQSKGNIAHLNLFKYLALIKAESQDYIRNSQIKLILDPLAQKLLTVFGSQENLISVLTDILASFRSQKSSIPGYVAGNILNLLVHLQTDLTGKDLSQLTILQAYLQGVNLRGLNFTKSHFAKSVFSETFSNIYGIALSPDGSILATGHANGEVRFWQVADAKLLCQNKAHHGTVWSLAFSADGKMLASGSFDRTIVIWDVNLGQIKQTLEGHEDWVWSVAFSPDRQLLASSSSDRAIKLWDLDTARCITISQAHHDLIDTVNFSPDGKLLASGSADGTIKIWDVQKAEISSILLGHTNQISAVTFSPDGLTLASCEAQVIKLWNLANGECYQSIEDELTFVWSIAFTVDGKSLIIGNGKAIEFWDIKTAEYYQVLSGYTSQVWSIALSANGNAIAGSDKQILKIWQIGQDQTYYPLKTIQGYTNSVFAVAFNPDGKTFACAGNNQTISLWDVATQNCQIIATRHEKAIRALAFSPDGKLMASSSEDKTIWLWEKETKKSIFHLIGHTGCVWSVAFDPENKILASASADRTIRLWNLSENLTSRTLLGHESWVLSVAFSPDGKLLASSSADQTIRLWDTATGECVKTLVGHRGLIWSICFSKDGKSLASASEDGTVKLWNIQTGECDRNLSGHQSLVWSVTFNPQHQLLASSSIDQTIRIWDIITGQCIQVLEGHHSSVWSVAFSPDGQILLSGSHDETIKLWQIKAETSKCVATLRPARIYEEMNISGVTGLTEAQKGTLRSLGAFDR